From a region of the Labrus mixtus chromosome 5, fLabMix1.1, whole genome shotgun sequence genome:
- the mrpl41 gene encoding large ribosomal subunit protein mL41 encodes MVLPVSQSLSVSFENRTCVTLLVPGQSACSRFSLSRKGKRSDTMGVLSTLMRGLVRGADRMSEFTSKRGSRTHNKGRGARPTGLRLSSRKFLSIQPMIPEFVVPHLEGFKLKPYVSYRSPRGTEPPVTAQSVFAEVVAPQIKASFEEGTFSKDQLENYGFNPTQKGKLFKLYPKNYVR; translated from the exons ATGGTGTTGCCTGTAAGCCAATCACTAAGCGTTTCATTTGAAAACCGGACGTGTGTGACGCTACTGGTACCCGGACAGTCAGCGTGCTCAAG GTTTTCTCTGTCCAGGAAGGGGAAACGCTCCGACACCATGGGTGTGTTATCTACGCTGATGAGGGGTCTGGTGAGAGGAGCGGACAGGATGTCTGAGTTCACCAGCAAGCGTGGATCAAGGACTCATAATAAAGGCAGGGGAGCGAGACCCACTGGACTGAGGCTCTCCAGCAGAAAGTTTCTGTCCATACAACCCATGATCCCAGAGTTTGTGGTGCCTCACTTGGAAGGATTCAAACTCAAACCCTACGTGTCATATCGCTCACCGAGAGGAACAGAGCCCCCAGTGACGGCACAAAGTGTGTTTGCTGAGGTCGTAGCCCCTCAGATCAAGGCGAGCTTTGAAGAGGGCACTTTCAGCAAAGACCAACTGGAGAATTATGGATTTAATCCAACGCAGAAGGGGAAGCTCTTCAAGCTGTATCCTAAGAACTACGTGCGTTAA
- the dph7 gene encoding diphthine methyltransferase isoform X2, whose amino-acid sequence MAWKSKTRNLQVFDTELSADTVEWCPVSPDQHILACGTYQLHKGTGGEDAGTSRTGRLYLFEFRREGLVRPPLTELQRMDTAAILDMKWCHVPLSGEAVLGMAVASGELQLYSLSKSQEGGRSLRSLSSLEVGAERLALSLDWSTGRMDSSDVRVVCSDSAGCVSVLEPAEGGLTALSHWKAHEFEAWISAFSYWDTQLVYSGGDDCKLKGWDLRAGPSCPTFTSKRHSMGVCSIHSNPHQEHILATGSYDELILLWDERNMRQPLSESPTGGGVWRLKWHPVHQHLLLAACMHNDFHILHCKQALEGSGGPCPIIASYILHNSLAYGADWSRLSLEEPAPCSPPAAEPKESFTESGRHLRIQYESPTASFDTSLEDDAGRYIPEDITAPPTPPSAGLGINSTEEASSQSCLMASCSFYDHMLHVWRWDWAPDEAQQC is encoded by the exons ATGGCTTGGAAGTCGAAGACCCGCAACCTCCAGGTGTTTGACACGGAGCTGAGTGCTGACACTGTGGAGTGGTGCCCTGTGTCCCCCGACCAACACATCCTGGCCTGCGGGACGTACCAGCTGCACAAAGGG ACGGGCGGAGAGGATGCTGGCACGAGTCGGACAGGTCGCTTGTACCTGTTTGAGTTCCGGCGGGAGGGATTGGTGAGACCTCCTCTCACCGAGTTACAGCGCATGGACACAGCGGCCATTTTAGATATGAAAtg GTGTCACGTGCCGCTGTCAGGGGAGGCGGTGCTGGGGATGGCAGTTGCCAGTGGAGAGCTGCAGCTGTACTCGCTGTCAAAAAGTCAG GAAGGCGGCCGCAGCCTGCGCTCTCTCAGCAGCTTGGAGGTGGGAGCGGAGCGTCTGGCTCTGTCGTTAGACTGGTCCACTGGGAGAATGGACAG CAGCGATGTGCGGGTGGTGTGCAGCGACTCTGCAGGCTGCGTCAGTGTGCTGGAGCCCGCTGAGGGCGGACTGACGGCTCTGTCACACTGGAAAGCTCATGAATTTGAGGCCTGGATCTCTGCTTTCTCCTACTGGGACACTCAGCTGGTTTACTCTG GTGGTGATGATTGCAAACTTAAAGGCTGGGATCTCAGGGCTGGTCCGTCCTGCCCCACTTTCACCAGTAAAAG GCACTCAATGGGTGTGTGCAGTATCCACAGCAACCCACACCAGGAACACATCCTGGCCACAGGCAG ctatGATGAGCTCATCCTGCTGTGGGATGAAAGGAACATGCGGCAGCCTCTCAGTGAGAGTCCCACAGGTGGGGGGGTATGGAGGCTGAAGTGGCACCCCGTCCATCAGCACCTGCTGCTGGCAGCCTGCATGCACAATGACTTCCACATCCTTCACTGCAAGCAGGCCTTAG AGGGCAGTGGAGGACCATGTCCTATCATAGCCTCCTACATCCTCCACAACTCCCTTGCGTATGGAGCCGACTGGTCCCGGCTGTCCCTGGAGGAACCTGCTCCGTGCTCCCCTCCTGCTGCAGAACCAAAGGAGAGCTTCACAGAGAGCGGACGACACTTGAGGATTCAGTACGAATCTCCTACTGCCAGCTTTGACACCTCCCTGGAGGACGATGCAGGAAGGTACATCCCTGAGGACATTACGGCACCACCTACCCCCCCTTCTGCAGGTCTGGGCATCAACTCCACTGAGGAAGCGTCATCACAGTCCTGCCTGATGGCGAGCTGCTCCTTCTACGACCACATGCTCCATGTGTGGCGCTGGGACTGGGCTCCAGACGAGGCTCAGCAGTGTTGA
- the dph7 gene encoding diphthine methyltransferase isoform X1 — protein sequence MAWKSKTRNLQVFDTELSADTVEWCPVSPDQHILACGTYQLHKGTGGEDAGTSRTGRLYLFEFRREGLVRPPLTELQRMDTAAILDMKWCHVPLSGEAVLGMAVASGELQLYSLSKSQEGGRSLRSLSSLEVGAERLALSLDWSTGRMDSSSDVRVVCSDSAGCVSVLEPAEGGLTALSHWKAHEFEAWISAFSYWDTQLVYSGGDDCKLKGWDLRAGPSCPTFTSKRHSMGVCSIHSNPHQEHILATGSYDELILLWDERNMRQPLSESPTGGGVWRLKWHPVHQHLLLAACMHNDFHILHCKQALEGSGGPCPIIASYILHNSLAYGADWSRLSLEEPAPCSPPAAEPKESFTESGRHLRIQYESPTASFDTSLEDDAGRYIPEDITAPPTPPSAGLGINSTEEASSQSCLMASCSFYDHMLHVWRWDWAPDEAQQC from the exons ATGGCTTGGAAGTCGAAGACCCGCAACCTCCAGGTGTTTGACACGGAGCTGAGTGCTGACACTGTGGAGTGGTGCCCTGTGTCCCCCGACCAACACATCCTGGCCTGCGGGACGTACCAGCTGCACAAAGGG ACGGGCGGAGAGGATGCTGGCACGAGTCGGACAGGTCGCTTGTACCTGTTTGAGTTCCGGCGGGAGGGATTGGTGAGACCTCCTCTCACCGAGTTACAGCGCATGGACACAGCGGCCATTTTAGATATGAAAtg GTGTCACGTGCCGCTGTCAGGGGAGGCGGTGCTGGGGATGGCAGTTGCCAGTGGAGAGCTGCAGCTGTACTCGCTGTCAAAAAGTCAG GAAGGCGGCCGCAGCCTGCGCTCTCTCAGCAGCTTGGAGGTGGGAGCGGAGCGTCTGGCTCTGTCGTTAGACTGGTCCACTGGGAGAATGGACAG CAGCAGCGATGTGCGGGTGGTGTGCAGCGACTCTGCAGGCTGCGTCAGTGTGCTGGAGCCCGCTGAGGGCGGACTGACGGCTCTGTCACACTGGAAAGCTCATGAATTTGAGGCCTGGATCTCTGCTTTCTCCTACTGGGACACTCAGCTGGTTTACTCTG GTGGTGATGATTGCAAACTTAAAGGCTGGGATCTCAGGGCTGGTCCGTCCTGCCCCACTTTCACCAGTAAAAG GCACTCAATGGGTGTGTGCAGTATCCACAGCAACCCACACCAGGAACACATCCTGGCCACAGGCAG ctatGATGAGCTCATCCTGCTGTGGGATGAAAGGAACATGCGGCAGCCTCTCAGTGAGAGTCCCACAGGTGGGGGGGTATGGAGGCTGAAGTGGCACCCCGTCCATCAGCACCTGCTGCTGGCAGCCTGCATGCACAATGACTTCCACATCCTTCACTGCAAGCAGGCCTTAG AGGGCAGTGGAGGACCATGTCCTATCATAGCCTCCTACATCCTCCACAACTCCCTTGCGTATGGAGCCGACTGGTCCCGGCTGTCCCTGGAGGAACCTGCTCCGTGCTCCCCTCCTGCTGCAGAACCAAAGGAGAGCTTCACAGAGAGCGGACGACACTTGAGGATTCAGTACGAATCTCCTACTGCCAGCTTTGACACCTCCCTGGAGGACGATGCAGGAAGGTACATCCCTGAGGACATTACGGCACCACCTACCCCCCCTTCTGCAGGTCTGGGCATCAACTCCACTGAGGAAGCGTCATCACAGTCCTGCCTGATGGCGAGCTGCTCCTTCTACGACCACATGCTCCATGTGTGGCGCTGGGACTGGGCTCCAGACGAGGCTCAGCAGTGTTGA